The following coding sequences lie in one Steroidobacter denitrificans genomic window:
- a CDS encoding TolC family protein, giving the protein MNTDIRRKKNPAQPAGVHMPHRRIGPIRPRTPLYAGCIIAALGLLANLRPANAQDVRTNASRTAAPFTGEQAVFDQQLERYVAQGLHSNLALRDESLEVEKAVQALAAARARYLPELSLQARYTRAQGGREFEIPIGTALNPVYSTLNDLLEAQDQPAPFPRIEDTTVKFLRSEEQDTRLVARQPLYAPALPAAVRAQRALLDARRFNRMALARALRRDITLAYIAWLKARNSSGIVAASQALLSENLRVNESLYKNGRITEDQVLRAQAELLEVQQQRSEMDNLTTRARSLFNFLLNRDLREPIMPSAAPANPAATIAAVELLWSAALERRPEISRLEELRQASEARLNVARKQRWPVLSLGLDAGTQGEEYRFGDGYNFGTVSLIFTWKLFDGGGDSARVHQARAEQRQLVLRQEGIAQQIRLEVQQAHDRLVSAHESLATAEARSQAARAGFRIASRKRDEGVINQVEFIDARSALTRAELNLNLTRFEVLERRAELEYATSAGDIPLDPGT; this is encoded by the coding sequence ATGAATACCGACATCCGCCGGAAAAAGAATCCCGCACAGCCTGCCGGAGTGCACATGCCCCACCGGCGCATCGGACCGATACGACCGCGCACCCCCCTGTATGCAGGCTGTATCATCGCCGCGCTTGGCCTCCTTGCAAACCTCCGCCCGGCGAATGCCCAGGATGTGCGAACGAATGCATCGCGAACGGCGGCACCGTTCACGGGCGAGCAGGCGGTCTTCGACCAGCAGCTCGAGCGCTATGTCGCGCAAGGACTGCACAGCAACCTCGCCTTGCGCGATGAATCACTCGAGGTCGAGAAGGCCGTGCAGGCACTCGCTGCCGCCCGCGCCCGATACCTGCCGGAGCTGTCATTGCAGGCGCGCTACACACGCGCCCAGGGCGGCCGTGAATTCGAGATACCCATCGGCACGGCGCTCAACCCCGTGTACTCCACCCTCAACGACCTATTGGAGGCGCAGGACCAGCCCGCCCCATTCCCTCGCATCGAGGATACGACGGTAAAATTCCTGCGCAGCGAAGAACAGGACACTCGTCTGGTCGCGCGCCAGCCCCTATATGCACCTGCCCTGCCCGCCGCCGTGCGCGCCCAGCGCGCCCTGCTGGACGCGCGCCGTTTCAATCGTATGGCACTCGCCCGCGCCCTGCGCCGCGACATCACCCTCGCCTACATCGCCTGGCTCAAGGCGCGCAACTCCAGCGGTATCGTGGCTGCCTCGCAGGCATTGCTGAGCGAAAACCTGCGCGTCAACGAGTCGTTGTACAAAAACGGCAGGATCACCGAGGACCAAGTCCTGCGCGCCCAGGCGGAATTGCTCGAAGTGCAGCAGCAACGAAGTGAAATGGACAATCTCACGACCCGGGCACGGAGTTTGTTCAATTTCCTGCTGAACCGCGACTTGCGCGAGCCCATCATGCCCAGTGCCGCCCCCGCCAACCCTGCGGCAACAATCGCCGCTGTGGAGTTGCTGTGGTCTGCAGCACTGGAACGCAGACCGGAAATCTCCCGTCTCGAGGAACTGCGTCAGGCCAGTGAAGCGCGATTAAACGTCGCGCGCAAACAAAGATGGCCGGTCTTGTCGCTGGGTCTGGACGCCGGCACGCAGGGCGAGGAATACCGCTTCGGCGACGGCTACAACTTCGGCACCGTCTCGTTGATCTTCACCTGGAAACTGTTCGACGGCGGCGGCGACTCGGCGCGCGTGCATCAGGCGCGCGCCGAGCAACGTCAACTGGTGCTGCGCCAGGAAGGCATTGCGCAACAGATTCGCCTGGAAGTGCAGCAGGCTCATGATCGCCTGGTCAGCGCACATGAGTCGCTCGCCACCGCCGAGGCGCGTAGTCAGGCTGCACGTGCCGGCTTCCGTATCGCCAGCCGTAAACGCGACGAAGGTGTCATCAATCAGGTGGAATTCATCGACGCTCGCAGTGCATTGACCCGTGCCGAACTCAATTTGAACCTCACCCGCTTCGAGGTGCTGGAACGCCGCGCCGAACTCGAATATGCGACCTCGGCAGGCGACATTCCGCTCGATCCTGGAACCTGA
- a CDS encoding efflux RND transporter periplasmic adaptor subunit has protein sequence MHDDIDSVAAPFEHAATSFAGRQRRRSMPGALMPVIVGVVLSLSGCGRDATLNDAAESTPVRVVLAATGPATATIRSHGLIANRDQVRLAFKISGIVREITVVEGAQVRRGQKLAVLEQTEIDAQVEQARQEHDKAQRDLNRGKRLHADQVISLEQLQDLRTRAAIARAALKTARFNRTHAVIVAPRDGTILHKLAEEREMVSAGEPVLILGTQDEGYIVNAGLADREIVQVKYGDVAQVRLDALPEALLTGTVTQIAAAADPSGGLFRIEVSLAPNELPLRSGMVARLAIVPSSAHAGERVYVPIGAIIEGRGHDAHVFVLEPGEKNTAGAQAHRRKVRIAFIEGEEVALADGLSAGEHVITDGAAYLEDGAAVYIVGPESPGAAP, from the coding sequence ATGCATGACGACATCGATTCCGTGGCGGCGCCGTTCGAGCATGCGGCGACTTCATTCGCCGGCCGGCAACGACGGCGGAGTATGCCGGGGGCGTTGATGCCGGTGATAGTGGGCGTCGTCTTGTCCCTGTCCGGCTGCGGGCGCGATGCGACATTGAACGACGCAGCGGAAAGTACGCCAGTACGTGTTGTTCTTGCGGCCACCGGCCCCGCCACTGCGACGATACGCTCGCACGGACTGATTGCGAATCGAGACCAGGTTCGCCTGGCGTTCAAGATCAGCGGCATCGTCCGTGAAATCACCGTCGTGGAAGGCGCTCAGGTCCGTCGCGGCCAGAAACTAGCCGTGCTGGAACAGACCGAGATCGATGCGCAAGTGGAACAGGCGCGCCAGGAACACGACAAGGCACAACGGGATTTGAACCGCGGAAAGCGCCTGCATGCCGATCAAGTCATCAGCCTGGAACAGTTGCAGGATCTTCGCACACGGGCGGCGATAGCCAGGGCCGCACTCAAGACGGCACGATTCAATCGAACCCATGCGGTAATCGTCGCACCACGCGATGGCACCATTCTGCACAAGCTGGCTGAGGAACGCGAGATGGTATCGGCGGGCGAACCCGTCTTGATACTGGGCACGCAGGACGAAGGCTACATCGTGAATGCCGGCCTGGCCGACCGCGAGATCGTGCAGGTGAAATACGGCGATGTCGCGCAAGTTCGCCTGGATGCCCTCCCGGAAGCGTTGCTCACCGGCACGGTGACCCAGATTGCCGCTGCAGCGGATCCATCCGGCGGTCTGTTTCGCATCGAGGTGTCGCTCGCGCCGAACGAATTACCGCTGCGCAGCGGCATGGTTGCCCGCCTCGCAATCGTACCCTCCTCCGCGCATGCCGGCGAGCGGGTCTATGTACCGATCGGTGCGATCATCGAAGGTCGCGGCCACGATGCGCATGTTTTCGTGCTGGAACCTGGCGAAAAAAACACAGCCGGTGCGCAGGCGCACCGCCGCAAGGTTCGTATCGCCTTCATCGAGGGCGAAGAAGTGGCACTCGCCGACGGCTTGTCCGCTGGTGAACATGTGATCACCGACGGAGCCGCCTATCTCGAGGACGGTGCCGCCGTTTACATAGTCGGCCCGGAGTCTCCGGGAGCCGCTCCATGA
- a CDS encoding efflux RND transporter permease subunit encodes MSFLEFPIRRYQFTLVAFAMLVALGITSFLNIPRQEDPYFPLAAFQITAIYPGAEPQDVERRIAKPIEDRLSELDDLKSVESHSKDGVAVILAEFYSLVDADRKYDEVVREINALRVLLPPELAKLEIRKINPGLVNIVQFALVSADASYRELEDQARNLKDTLKSVDGVRTAETWAYPPRELRIALDLPRMAELQLNSEQVLQALQGANANVPGGSIDIGSRNFTLKTSGSYKSLEEVRDTVVAVTQHRMVRVRDIAEVSWNTQEHGYVGRYNGQRAVFVTANQKDSYNIFGVRDRILEAAQQFQEQLPRHIRLELGFDQSRNVASRLNRLSADFAIAIALVAITLLPLGLRAAGVVMISIPLSLAIGISILHFLGYSLNQISIAGFVVALGLLVDDSIVVVENIARFLRAGHSRVQAAVLATKQIFQAIVGCTATIMFAFLPLMLLTGNAGKFIRVLPTTVVATVAASLLVALTIIPFLASRMLSGHQAPEGNRVLQALTQGIHRFYQPLLHRALARPRWTVWGSLAVCLAVMLIVAGIIGFSLFPKADTPHFLVVVETPDGSSLAETDKALRFVEARLQDMPQVDWFFTNLGHGNPQIYYNEMGNEGDASYGDIFVRLTSYDTRKTPRLLDELRQRLAHYPNARIYVREFQNGPPITAPIAIRVIGHDLDRLYALAAQVEKLVAATPGTRDVENPVRIQRTNLKLEVDAQKAALLGVSTAELDRATRLAVAGLPAGRYQDLDGEQYDIVLRSPMNARASLTALEQVRVATSTGQTLPLSQLADLQFSAAPTRIHRYNRDRAVVISAEVRSGYNTDKVTGAVLQRLNQMEWPRGYHYVPGGELESRTESFDGLQSATIIALLGIIAVLVLEFGSFKSTLIVLTVVPFGIAGGIVMLALTGYSISFTATIGFIALLGIETKNSILLVDFTNRLRADGVPLDEAIERAGEIRFLPILLTSATAIGGLMPLALQNSGMYSPLAWVIIGGLISSTFVARIVTPVVYKLIPPAIAMNPHRGLADTAVLR; translated from the coding sequence ATGAGTTTTCTGGAGTTTCCGATACGACGCTACCAATTCACCCTGGTGGCATTCGCGATGCTGGTGGCGCTGGGCATCACCTCATTCCTGAACATCCCGCGCCAGGAGGATCCCTATTTTCCCTTGGCCGCGTTCCAGATCACCGCCATCTACCCGGGCGCCGAGCCCCAGGACGTGGAACGCCGGATCGCCAAGCCGATCGAGGATCGCCTCAGCGAATTAGACGATCTCAAGTCGGTGGAATCGCACAGCAAGGACGGCGTCGCCGTCATTCTCGCCGAGTTTTACAGTCTCGTGGACGCGGACAGGAAATACGACGAAGTCGTGCGAGAGATCAATGCGCTGCGTGTACTGCTGCCGCCGGAGCTGGCGAAGCTGGAAATTCGCAAGATCAATCCTGGCCTGGTCAACATTGTGCAATTTGCTCTGGTTTCCGCAGATGCGTCCTACCGTGAACTCGAGGATCAGGCGCGCAATCTCAAGGACACACTCAAATCTGTCGATGGCGTACGTACGGCCGAGACCTGGGCCTATCCGCCACGGGAGCTGCGCATCGCGCTGGACCTGCCGCGCATGGCCGAGTTGCAGCTGAATTCGGAACAGGTACTGCAGGCACTGCAAGGCGCCAATGCGAACGTGCCAGGCGGCTCGATCGACATCGGCAGCCGCAATTTTACCCTGAAGACCTCGGGAAGCTATAAATCCTTGGAAGAAGTACGCGACACGGTCGTGGCGGTCACGCAGCACCGCATGGTACGAGTTCGCGATATCGCCGAGGTCAGCTGGAACACTCAGGAACATGGCTACGTCGGCCGCTACAACGGACAGCGCGCCGTATTCGTCACTGCGAATCAGAAGGACAGCTACAATATCTTCGGCGTTCGCGATCGCATCCTGGAAGCCGCACAGCAGTTCCAGGAGCAACTGCCCAGGCATATTCGCCTGGAACTGGGTTTCGATCAATCGCGCAACGTAGCCAGTCGTCTCAATCGCTTGTCGGCCGATTTCGCCATCGCGATCGCACTGGTTGCCATCACCTTGTTGCCGCTGGGTCTGCGCGCTGCGGGTGTGGTGATGATTTCCATTCCGCTGTCGCTCGCCATCGGCATCTCGATATTACATTTTCTAGGTTACTCGCTGAATCAGATCTCGATCGCGGGTTTCGTCGTGGCGCTAGGCCTGCTGGTGGATGATTCCATCGTGGTAGTCGAGAACATCGCCCGCTTCCTGCGTGCCGGCCATTCACGCGTCCAGGCGGCCGTGCTGGCAACGAAACAAATCTTCCAGGCCATCGTCGGCTGTACAGCGACGATCATGTTCGCGTTTCTGCCGCTGATGCTGCTCACCGGAAACGCCGGCAAGTTCATCCGAGTGTTGCCGACGACCGTCGTGGCCACCGTCGCCGCATCCCTGCTCGTAGCTCTGACGATCATTCCTTTCCTGGCCAGCCGCATGCTGAGCGGACACCAGGCGCCCGAGGGAAACCGCGTATTGCAGGCGCTGACCCAAGGTATCCACCGGTTTTACCAGCCGCTGTTGCATCGTGCGCTGGCGCGCCCGCGCTGGACGGTGTGGGGCTCGCTGGCGGTCTGTCTTGCCGTGATGCTCATCGTCGCCGGCATCATCGGCTTCAGCCTGTTTCCGAAGGCCGATACACCGCATTTCCTGGTCGTGGTCGAGACTCCCGACGGCAGCAGCCTGGCCGAAACCGACAAGGCGCTGCGCTTCGTGGAAGCAAGGTTGCAGGACATGCCGCAGGTGGATTGGTTTTTCACTAATCTGGGGCATGGCAACCCCCAGATCTATTACAACGAGATGGGGAACGAAGGTGACGCCAGCTATGGTGACATATTCGTCAGGCTGACATCCTATGACACCCGGAAAACACCTCGCTTGCTGGACGAACTTCGCCAAAGACTCGCCCACTACCCGAATGCGCGTATTTACGTGCGGGAATTCCAGAACGGTCCGCCGATCACCGCGCCGATCGCAATTCGGGTCATCGGCCACGATCTGGATAGGCTGTATGCACTGGCTGCGCAGGTGGAAAAACTGGTTGCCGCGACACCGGGGACGCGTGACGTGGAAAACCCGGTGCGCATCCAGCGCACCAACCTGAAGCTGGAGGTGGATGCCCAGAAAGCGGCTCTGCTCGGCGTCTCCACGGCAGAACTCGATCGCGCCACACGTCTTGCCGTCGCCGGTCTTCCTGCCGGACGTTATCAGGATCTGGACGGCGAACAATATGACATCGTGCTGCGCTCACCCATGAATGCTCGAGCGAGCCTCACGGCGCTGGAACAAGTGCGTGTAGCGACTTCGACCGGGCAAACCTTGCCGCTGAGCCAGTTGGCAGACTTGCAATTCAGCGCCGCGCCTACGCGGATCCATCGCTACAACCGCGATCGCGCCGTGGTGATCAGCGCGGAAGTGCGCAGCGGCTACAACACCGACAAGGTCACCGGTGCCGTGCTGCAGCGACTGAACCAGATGGAATGGCCGCGCGGCTATCACTATGTACCGGGCGGCGAATTGGAGTCACGCACCGAAAGCTTCGACGGCCTGCAATCGGCGACCATCATCGCCCTGCTCGGTATCATCGCGGTCCTGGTACTCGAATTCGGCAGCTTCAAGAGCACGTTGATCGTGCTCACCGTCGTACCGTTCGGTATCGCCGGCGGTATCGTCATGCTGGCACTGACGGGTTATTCCATTTCGTTCACCGCCACGATCGGCTTTATCGCGCTGCTCGGCATCGAGACCAAGAATTCCATTCTGCTGGTGGATTTCACCAACCGTTTACGCGCCGACGGCGTGCCGCTCGACGAGGCGATCGAACGGGCGGGAGAGATCCGCTTTCTGCCCATCCTGCTCACCAGTGCGACCGCGATCGGCGGCCTGATGCCGCTGGCGCTGCAAAATTCCGGCATGTACTCGCCCTTGGCCTGGGTGATCATCGGAGGATTGATCTCCTCCACCTTCGTCGCTCGCATCGTCACGCCGGTGGTCTACAAGCTCATTCCGCCGGCGATCGCAATGAATCCGCACCGGGGCTTGGCGGACACTGCCGTCCTTCGATAG
- a CDS encoding trans-sulfuration enzyme family protein codes for MKIETMAVRVGREVESTTGSVAPPMYLSTTFERDADGAFSRGYSYARSGNPSRRELEACIAALEGGAEAATFASGSAASLAVFSLLRPGQHVLAPIQSFHGTATQLREIIAPYGIQHTFVDMMNLDAVRAALRANTRLVWIETPSNPMLNLSDIEAIAALAHERDAIVCCDNTFATPIWQRPLELGADLVMHSSTKYFGGHSDLVGGAVVSRDTGELASALRYYQETAGNIPSPFDCWLLRRSLTTLACRVRTQTDNAERLASFLSTHPAIERTFYPGLESHPGHALARRQMHGGFGAMLSFCVRGGRDQAIAIAARTRLFTRATSLGGVESLIEHRASIEGPHSVTPQNLLRLSVGLENAEDLIADLEQALHAPA; via the coding sequence TTGAAAATCGAGACCATGGCGGTGCGGGTCGGGCGCGAGGTGGAGTCCACGACGGGTTCGGTGGCGCCGCCGATGTACCTGAGCACCACGTTCGAGCGCGACGCCGATGGCGCCTTCTCGCGTGGCTATTCTTACGCGCGATCCGGCAACCCTAGCCGGCGCGAACTGGAGGCGTGCATTGCGGCGCTCGAAGGCGGCGCGGAGGCGGCGACATTTGCATCGGGTTCCGCCGCCTCGCTGGCGGTGTTCAGCCTGCTACGGCCCGGTCAGCACGTACTTGCGCCTATCCAGTCGTTTCACGGCACCGCCACCCAGCTGCGTGAAATCATCGCACCCTACGGCATCCAGCATACCTTTGTCGATATGATGAATCTCGATGCCGTCCGTGCCGCGCTGAGGGCGAACACGCGGCTGGTATGGATCGAGACCCCCTCCAATCCGATGCTGAATCTCAGCGACATCGAGGCGATCGCAGCATTGGCGCATGAACGCGATGCGATCGTCTGTTGTGACAACACTTTCGCGACACCGATCTGGCAGCGGCCCCTTGAACTTGGCGCCGACCTGGTGATGCATTCGAGTACGAAGTATTTCGGTGGGCATAGCGACCTCGTGGGCGGCGCCGTCGTCAGCCGCGACACGGGGGAACTGGCGAGCGCTCTGCGCTATTATCAGGAAACCGCCGGCAACATACCCTCGCCATTCGACTGTTGGCTATTGAGGCGTAGCCTCACGACGCTCGCCTGTCGCGTGCGCACCCAGACCGATAATGCAGAACGCCTCGCCTCGTTCCTGAGTACGCATCCGGCGATCGAGCGTACCTTCTATCCCGGCCTGGAATCACATCCCGGGCATGCACTTGCGCGCCGGCAAATGCACGGCGGATTCGGCGCCATGCTGTCCTTCTGCGTGCGCGGTGGCCGCGACCAGGCCATCGCCATCGCCGCACGCACACGGTTGTTCACCCGCGCCACCAGCCTCGGCGGCGTGGAATCGCTGATCGAGCATCGCGCCTCCATAGAAGGTCCGCATTCGGTGACGCCGCAGAATCTGCTACGCCTGTCCGTAGGACTCGAAAACGCCGAAGACTTGATCGCCGATCTGGAGCAGGCACTGCACGCTCCGGCCTGA
- the gcvA gene encoding transcriptional regulator GcvA, giving the protein MMNDPAKLPLNALRAFDAVASHLSFTAAAQSLNVTTAAVSSHIKSLEGFLETPLFIRHSRSVRLTPQGARLLPGIQRGLAELTRAVGQLRQDLSSGLLNISLLGSFLQQWLLPRLGDFYRKHPEIDLRFNSSRELIDFMQTDFHAAVRYGGGEWPQLRAERMLDDWVFPVASPTLLETLGPIETLGDLRKYPLLHSTHEPWVDWLRRVGGDTTRLEGGPMLDDSASVLAAAEQGHGLALARWSLVAGDLAAGRLVRASGQSVRQHHAYYFVAPAHHFELPKVIRFRDWLGEVCRRFEPPEGERLEPLPVSQESAATH; this is encoded by the coding sequence ATGATGAATGATCCGGCGAAACTTCCTTTGAACGCTTTGCGGGCATTCGACGCGGTCGCCTCCCATCTGAGCTTCACGGCGGCGGCACAATCCCTGAATGTCACCACCGCCGCGGTCAGCTCCCATATCAAGTCGCTGGAAGGGTTTCTCGAAACCCCCTTGTTCATCCGCCACAGCCGCAGCGTGCGCCTGACGCCGCAGGGCGCCCGCCTGCTGCCGGGTATCCAGCGCGGTCTGGCCGAATTGACGCGCGCGGTCGGGCAACTGCGCCAGGATCTCAGCAGCGGCCTGCTCAATATCAGTCTGCTGGGTTCCTTCCTGCAGCAATGGCTGCTGCCGCGCCTGGGCGATTTTTACCGGAAGCATCCGGAAATCGATCTGCGCTTCAACAGCAGCCGGGAGCTGATCGACTTCATGCAGACCGATTTCCATGCCGCGGTCCGTTACGGCGGCGGCGAATGGCCGCAGTTGCGCGCCGAGAGGATGCTGGATGACTGGGTGTTTCCTGTAGCCAGTCCCACCCTGCTGGAGACGCTGGGTCCGATCGAGACCCTGGGAGATTTGCGCAAGTATCCCCTGCTGCACAGTACCCACGAACCCTGGGTGGACTGGCTGCGGCGGGTGGGCGGAGACACGACCCGCCTCGAGGGAGGACCGATGCTGGACGATTCGGCGTCGGTACTCGCGGCCGCCGAACAGGGTCATGGCCTGGCGCTGGCGCGCTGGTCGCTGGTGGCTGGCGATCTGGCCGCAGGGCGGCTGGTGCGCGCCAGCGGACAAAGCGTGCGGCAGCATCATGCCTATTATTTCGTGGCGCCGGCACATCACTTCGAACTCCCGAAGGTGATTCGTTTTCGGGATTGGCTCGGCGAGGTATGCCGCCGATTCGAGCCCCCGGAGGGCGAGCGCCTGGAGCCGCTGCCAGTCTCGCAGGAATCGGCTGCGACCCACTGA
- a CDS encoding glutathione S-transferase family protein encodes MGLLIDGQWHDQWYDTAASGGRFIRSESQFRHWITPDGSPGPGGEGGFKAEPGRYHLYVSLACPWAHRALIMRTLKGLEDMISVSIVHWLMREDGWTFAAGPGVIPDSLHNARFLHQVYTAAQPDYSGRVTVPILWDKERRTIVNNESSEIIRVLTGAFDRIGAKPGDYYPVNLRAEIDVMNARVYDGFNNGVYKAGFATSQAAYDEAVAGVFETLDWLEECLTHQRYLLGKQLTEADIRLFTSLVRFDEVYHGHFKCNRRRIVDYPNLWGFTREIFQLPGIAATVNMEHIKRHYYESHQTINPTGVVPIGPAPDFAASHGRGVL; translated from the coding sequence ATGGGACTTCTGATCGACGGTCAATGGCATGATCAATGGTATGACACGGCTGCGAGCGGCGGCCGCTTCATTCGCAGCGAAAGCCAATTCCGTCACTGGATCACGCCTGACGGTTCCCCAGGCCCCGGCGGCGAGGGCGGATTCAAGGCCGAACCCGGCCGCTATCATCTCTATGTCAGCCTCGCCTGCCCCTGGGCGCATCGTGCTCTCATCATGCGGACGCTGAAGGGACTCGAGGACATGATTTCGGTGTCGATCGTGCACTGGCTGATGCGTGAGGATGGCTGGACCTTCGCGGCAGGCCCCGGCGTCATTCCTGACAGTTTGCACAACGCCCGCTTTTTGCATCAGGTCTATACGGCTGCGCAGCCGGACTATAGCGGGCGTGTCACCGTACCCATTCTATGGGACAAGGAACGACGTACCATCGTCAACAACGAATCCTCCGAGATCATCCGGGTACTTACCGGCGCCTTCGATCGGATCGGTGCAAAGCCGGGCGATTATTATCCGGTGAATCTGCGCGCGGAAATCGACGTGATGAACGCGCGGGTTTACGACGGTTTCAACAACGGGGTTTACAAGGCAGGTTTTGCGACGAGCCAGGCAGCCTATGACGAAGCGGTTGCCGGAGTGTTCGAGACGCTCGATTGGCTGGAGGAATGCCTGACGCACCAGCGCTATCTGCTGGGTAAGCAACTGACCGAGGCCGACATCCGCTTATTCACGTCGCTCGTACGCTTCGACGAGGTCTATCACGGCCACTTCAAATGCAACCGGCGCCGGATCGTCGACTATCCCAATCTTTGGGGCTTCACGCGCGAGATTTTCCAGCTTCCCGGTATCGCGGCAACCGTGAACATGGAGCATATCAAGCGCCATTATTACGAGAGCCATCAGACCATCAATCCCACCGGCGTGGTGCCTATCGGACCCGCTCCGGATTTCGCCGCTTCTCACGGCCGTGGGGTACTTTGA
- a CDS encoding GIY-YIG nuclease family protein, with product MNARPAVSYQLVIEVTRSLRVRVGRLGTFEFAAGVYVYTGSARRNIEARIARHERKSKPLRWHIDYLLAARGVRILRVVRSGCAECALNRATAGQIPIAGFGASDCRAGCGSHLRYLGVQPG from the coding sequence ATGAATGCACGCCCTGCCGTCAGCTATCAACTCGTGATCGAGGTCACGCGATCTCTGCGCGTACGCGTGGGGCGGCTCGGCACCTTCGAGTTCGCAGCCGGCGTCTATGTGTATACGGGATCGGCAAGACGGAACATCGAGGCACGCATCGCGCGGCATGAGCGAAAGAGCAAGCCGCTGCGTTGGCACATCGATTACCTGCTGGCAGCACGAGGCGTGAGGATACTCAGGGTCGTACGCTCAGGCTGCGCAGAGTGCGCGTTGAACCGGGCGACGGCGGGACAGATCCCAATCGCAGGCTTCGGCGCATCGGATTGCCGTGCGGGCTGCGGCAGCCATCTCAGGTATCTCGGTGTGCAGCCTGGGTGA
- a CDS encoding LLM class flavin-dependent oxidoreductase, which translates to MRVSFPYLRYPSSTLNSIHIGFVPIGARPSVRELEGLPIDSLWTGGHVAAPNGSPEAMIGLARLAALSSRVQVGTMVLLLPLYPPAIVAKQIADLDRASGGRIVLGVGVGGEYPEEFRACQVPIGERGPRTDEAITLIRRLWSGAPVTHDGRFYPMDSVRIHPAPIQAGGPPIVVAGREPPAMRRAATLGDGWCPYLYSPERYARSATSIREFAANHGRALDGFGWYVWVFCNVGTDGRLAREQAARSLGGNYAQDFRAMIERVAAAGTADEVLERLCAFYDAGARHFILCPATGDAEPGSMIDRLFTDVVPRLRAYASVTQAAHRDT; encoded by the coding sequence GTGCGCGTATCCTTCCCCTATCTCAGGTATCCTTCCTCGACCTTGAATTCGATCCACATCGGTTTCGTGCCAATTGGCGCCCGTCCGTCCGTACGCGAGCTCGAAGGGCTCCCGATCGACTCGCTGTGGACCGGCGGGCATGTTGCCGCGCCCAATGGGAGCCCGGAGGCGATGATCGGCCTGGCACGGCTCGCCGCGCTGAGCTCGCGAGTGCAGGTCGGCACGATGGTGCTGCTCCTGCCGCTCTATCCACCCGCAATCGTTGCGAAGCAGATCGCCGATCTCGATCGCGCGAGTGGTGGGCGCATCGTCCTCGGGGTGGGGGTCGGTGGCGAGTACCCGGAGGAGTTCCGTGCATGCCAGGTGCCGATCGGCGAGCGTGGCCCGCGCACCGACGAAGCCATCACGCTCATCCGCCGTTTGTGGAGCGGTGCGCCGGTCACGCATGACGGGCGCTTTTATCCGATGGACAGCGTACGCATTCATCCGGCTCCGATCCAGGCGGGTGGACCGCCGATCGTGGTCGCCGGCCGGGAGCCACCGGCCATGCGGCGTGCCGCGACACTGGGCGACGGCTGGTGCCCGTATCTGTATTCCCCCGAGCGTTATGCGCGTTCGGCAACCTCGATCCGCGAGTTCGCGGCGAACCACGGGCGTGCGCTCGATGGCTTCGGCTGGTACGTCTGGGTGTTCTGCAATGTCGGCACGGACGGCCGTCTGGCACGCGAGCAGGCGGCACGGTCGCTCGGCGGCAACTATGCGCAGGACTTTCGCGCCATGATCGAGCGTGTGGCGGCTGCCGGAACGGCCGACGAGGTTCTCGAGCGGCTGTGTGCGTTTTACGATGCAGGTGCGCGCCACTTCATCCTGTGTCCCGCGACCGGTGATGCCGAGCCGGGTTCCATGATCGACCGGCTCTTCACCGACGTCGTGCCGCGCCTGCGCGCCTATGCCTCAGTCACCCAGGCTGCACACCGAGATACCTGA
- a CDS encoding DUF2726 domain-containing protein codes for MVAAIELDDRTHQQRQHQEHDVFLVGLCQAISLPLVQIPALCAYPSPISGILPRP; via the coding sequence GTGGTTGCGGCCATCGAGCTTGATGACAGAACTCACCAGCAGCGCCAACACCAAGAACACGATGTCTTTCTCGTTGGTCTCTGCCAAGCGATTTCTCTTCCGCTAGTTCAGATTCCGGCACTGTGCGCGTATCCTTCCCCTATCTCAGGTATCCTTCCTCGACCTTGA
- a CDS encoding DUF2726 domain-containing protein: MLQRLKSQSHKTEGFPHHKNQVLFISVERSFLGMLEQAVGGEYRVFGKVRVADIVGVNSMSDRSVWQRAFIV; this comes from the coding sequence TTGCTGCAAAGATTAAAGTCACAGAGTCACAAGACCGAAGGTTTTCCGCACCACAAGAACCAAGTGCTGTTCATATCTGTGGAGCGCTCTTTCCTGGGGATGCTTGAGCAAGCGGTCGGTGGAGAATATCGGGTCTTTGGCAAGGTCCGCGTGGCCGATATCGTCGGCGTCAATTCTATGTCCGATCGCAGCGTTTGGCAGCGCGCCTTCATCGTATAA